In one Gracilinanus agilis isolate LMUSP501 chromosome 6, AgileGrace, whole genome shotgun sequence genomic region, the following are encoded:
- the SPATA4 gene encoding spermatogenesis-associated protein 4 has translation MAGAGSFSGQLPQSKPLNISTSASTRRRKLILPYWSPPKKSRLPRAVLRWLQSMDLTFSPKNINRDFSNGFLLAEIFSIHYPRDLKLAAFGNGTSIRTKLANWSQLESFFAKKHLKIPKELIHGTLHCKPGVPEILIQEVYMLLTKQEVKSIQDDYVNFTDCNYQINMPLVPKATVSSFIKSNIRLTELLSNPNILSNQLKIDFLCVLQMLQRRLSRKLHPKWFDIKPTIGELSLPPAKRTNSLAKSILVKDKCAATVLEKDSNETQVREIHVKQGDKEAFEASVDPNKYLEIPLIKSVSFGETNTTRKII, from the exons ATGGCCGGGGCAGGCTCCTTCTCGGGTCAACTGCCACAGTCAAAGCCTCTAAACATCTCCACATCTGCCTCCACAAGACGGCGAAAGTTAATTCTGCCATATTGGTCTCCCCCGAAGAAGTCCCGCTTGCCCAGGGCCGTCTTGCGCTGGCTTCAAAGCATGGATCTCACTTTTTCCCCCAAGAATATCAACAG AGATTTTTCCAACGGCTTCCTACTTGCAGAAATATTCAGTATCCATTATCCACgggatcttaaactggcagcttTTGGGAATGGAACTTCCATAAGAACCAAATTGGCTAATTGgtcacagctggaaagt ttttttgcaaaaaagcatttgaaaataCCCAAAGAATTAATTCATGGGACACTTCACTGTAAACCTGGAGTACCAGAAATATTGATACAAGAAGTCTATATGTTACTGACAAAACAAGA AGTTAAAAGTATCCAAGATGACTATGTGAACTTCACAGATTGTAACTACCAGATAAATATGCCACTGGTGCCCAAAGCCACCGTTTCATCATTTATCAAGAGTAACATTCGGTTAACTGAATTACTAAGCAATCCCAATATACTTAGTAATCAACTTAAAATTGACTTTCTATGTGTCTTACAAATGTTACAGAGAAGACTGAGTAGAAAACTCCATCCAA agTGGTTTGATATCAAACCTACAATAGGAGaactttctcttcctcctgccAAAAGGACTAACAGTCTTGCAAAAAGTATCTTGGTAAAGGATAAATGTGCTGCTACGGTACTag AGAAAGACAGCAATGAAACCCAGGTTAGAGAAATTCATGTGAAACAAGGAGACAAAGAGGCATTTGAAGCCAGTGTTGATCCCAACAAATATCTGGAAATACCTTTAATTAAATCTGTCAGCTTTGGAGAAACAAACACCACACGAAAGATAATCTGA